From the genome of Novosphingobium sp. TH158, one region includes:
- a CDS encoding endonuclease/exonuclease/phosphatase family protein codes for MHIKVASYNIHKAVGLDRRRDPDRILAVLREIDADVIALQEADLRFGDRASVLPRQAIDDHSPWKAVPLRMRPDSIGWHGNALLVRREIEVIHAEPVPLPTLEPRGAVCAELSIAGKRLLVVGMHLDLSGLRRRHQLRAVLNHIANCGRTAPAVLMGDFNQWSHARGAMREVDNGWHLLTPGNSFPTRQPVAALDRIVVSSEWQCLRKGVHHSPLAARASDHLPVFAELITA; via the coding sequence GTGCATATCAAGGTTGCCAGCTACAACATTCACAAGGCCGTGGGGCTTGACCGCAGGCGGGATCCCGATCGCATCCTTGCGGTCCTGCGCGAGATCGATGCCGATGTGATCGCGCTTCAGGAAGCGGACCTGCGCTTTGGCGACCGGGCCAGCGTCCTGCCGCGACAGGCCATCGACGATCATTCGCCGTGGAAAGCGGTGCCGCTTCGCATGCGCCCGGATTCGATCGGCTGGCACGGCAATGCCCTGCTGGTGCGCCGAGAGATCGAGGTGATCCACGCCGAGCCGGTGCCCTTGCCCACGCTCGAGCCGCGGGGCGCCGTCTGCGCGGAACTGTCGATTGCCGGGAAACGCCTGCTGGTGGTGGGTATGCACCTTGACCTGTCAGGCCTGCGCCGCCGGCACCAGCTTCGCGCAGTGCTCAACCACATTGCCAATTGCGGACGGACCGCGCCTGCCGTCCTGATGGGCGATTTCAACCAGTGGTCGCACGCACGCGGGGCGATGCGCGAGGTCGACAATGGCTGGCACCTGCTGACGCCGGGCAATTCCTTCCCGACCCGGCAGCCCGTTGCTGCATTGGACCGGATCGTCGTCTCGAGCGAATGGCAGTGCCTGCGCAAGGGTGTGCATCACAGCCCCCTCGCCGCCCGTGCATCGGATCATTTGCCCGTTTTCGCCGAGCTCATCACTGCCTAA
- a CDS encoding sulfite exporter TauE/SafE family protein: protein MSLLADPYALALAFLAVLVIGMAKGGLSGVGALGTPILALALPPAVAAAVLLPVIIVQDVVSVWSFRHDWSRWIVGWMLPGTIAGITLATGFAASVDERWLLLLLGAITLAFGLLRLWVERGGRIVAASNSPGWVGTLFGVAAGITSQVAHAGGPPFQMWVTPRRLPHTTYIGTNAVLFALMNWIKVPGYIMLGTLNWETLKAAMLLMPLAVVSTIITLKILRRLDSHRFYTIIYWLMVLLGAKLVWDGIA from the coding sequence ATGTCGCTGCTCGCCGATCCTTATGCCCTGGCGCTTGCATTCCTTGCCGTGCTGGTGATCGGCATGGCCAAGGGGGGGCTTTCGGGCGTGGGTGCGCTGGGCACGCCGATCCTGGCGCTTGCCCTGCCCCCGGCAGTCGCGGCGGCAGTGCTGCTGCCGGTGATCATCGTGCAGGATGTGGTCAGCGTATGGTCCTTCCGGCATGACTGGAGCCGCTGGATCGTCGGGTGGATGCTGCCGGGAACGATCGCAGGCATTACCCTGGCCACCGGTTTCGCCGCCAGTGTGGACGAGCGCTGGCTGCTGCTGCTGCTCGGCGCGATAACGCTGGCCTTCGGGCTGCTGCGCCTGTGGGTGGAACGCGGCGGCCGTATCGTTGCTGCATCGAACTCGCCGGGATGGGTGGGCACCCTGTTCGGGGTTGCCGCCGGGATCACCAGCCAGGTCGCCCACGCCGGTGGCCCGCCCTTCCAGATGTGGGTAACCCCGCGCCGCCTGCCGCACACGACCTACATCGGCACTAATGCCGTGCTGTTCGCCCTGATGAACTGGATCAAGGTGCCGGGCTACATCATGCTGGGCACGCTGAACTGGGAGACGTTGAAAGCAGCCATGCTGCTCATGCCGCTGGCCGTGGTGAGCACGATCATCACGCTGAAGATCCTGCGCCGGTTGGATTCGCACCGGTTCTACACCATCATCTACTGGCTGATGGTATTGCTGGGGGCCAAACTTGTGTGGGACGGGATCGCGTGA
- a CDS encoding ion channel — MSQLATQFLVSTLLVVLCVAIHGIGLFSLSRALRTESSLERLQNIDALSPRGAIFTLTTVVAMLALHGVEIWAFAIVYLATGAVTGLENALYFSTISYSTVGYNDAHIVQEWRLLGAFESILGMILLGWSTAFFFRMLGRIDAH; from the coding sequence ATGAGCCAGCTCGCCACGCAGTTCCTGGTTTCCACCTTGCTGGTGGTGCTCTGCGTGGCGATCCATGGCATCGGACTGTTCAGCCTGAGCCGCGCGCTGCGGACGGAATCGTCGCTGGAGCGGTTGCAGAACATCGATGCCCTCAGCCCGCGCGGGGCGATTTTCACGCTGACCACGGTGGTCGCCATGCTGGCGCTGCACGGTGTCGAGATCTGGGCTTTCGCCATCGTCTATCTCGCCACCGGCGCGGTCACGGGCCTGGAAAACGCACTGTACTTCTCGACGATTTCCTATTCGACCGTCGGCTACAATGATGCCCACATCGTGCAGGAGTGGCGCCTGCTGGGCGCCTTCGAATCGATCCTCGGCATGATCCTGCTCGGCTGGTCGACGGCCTTCTTCTTCCGCATGCTGGGCCGCATCGACGCGCACTAG
- a CDS encoding P-II family nitrogen regulator, whose translation MKFIIAIIKPFKLDEVREALGSIGIAGMTVSEVKGFGRQKGQTEIYRGAEYSTNMLPKVKIEIAASNDLAPQVVETIQQVASTSAIGDGKIFVLDLAQAVRIRTGEAGDTAL comes from the coding sequence ATGAAATTCATCATCGCCATTATCAAGCCGTTCAAGCTCGACGAAGTGCGCGAAGCGCTCGGTTCGATCGGGATTGCCGGCATGACAGTGTCTGAAGTCAAAGGCTTCGGAAGGCAAAAGGGGCAGACCGAGATTTACCGCGGGGCAGAATATTCCACCAACATGCTGCCCAAGGTGAAGATCGAGATTGCCGCAAGCAACGATCTTGCACCCCAGGTGGTCGAAACCATCCAGCAAGTGGCAAGCACATCGGCCATCGGCGACGGCAAGATCTTCGTCCTCGACCTCGCGCAGGCCGTGCGCATTCGCACCGGCGAAGCCGGGGATACAGCGCTGTGA
- a CDS encoding pyridoxamine 5'-phosphate oxidase family protein, whose product MAEFTDSLTASHVEMIDKQSVYFVATSASEGRINLSPKGLADTFRVLSPRRVAYLDLAGSGNETNAHLLADGRITVMMCNFDQPALILRIYGRGRPVLPADPDWPELAPHFTLLPGTRQIFDIAVESVQTSCGWGVPMMSHERHRETLVKFHSGKDAGEWTAKYGSRTRSIDGLPARPTDRYIPGETG is encoded by the coding sequence ATGGCCGAGTTCACAGATAGCCTGACGGCCAGCCATGTCGAGATGATCGACAAACAATCGGTCTATTTTGTCGCCACTTCCGCGAGCGAGGGGCGGATAAACCTCAGCCCCAAGGGGCTGGCCGATACGTTCCGCGTGCTCTCGCCCCGCCGCGTTGCCTACCTGGACCTTGCAGGTTCGGGCAACGAGACCAACGCCCACCTGCTGGCAGACGGCCGCATCACGGTGATGATGTGCAATTTCGACCAGCCGGCGCTTATCCTGCGAATCTACGGGCGCGGCCGGCCCGTGTTGCCTGCCGATCCAGACTGGCCGGAACTTGCCCCCCATTTCACCCTGCTGCCGGGCACCCGCCAGATCTTCGACATTGCCGTGGAAAGCGTGCAGACGAGCTGCGGCTGGGGCGTACCGATGATGTCGCACGAGCGGCACCGCGAAACGCTGGTGAAGTTCCACAGCGGCAAGGACGCCGGTGAATGGACCGCCAAGTACGGATCGCGCACCCGCAGCATCGATGGCCTTCCCGCGCGGCCGACGGACCGCTACATCCCCGGCGAGACAGGCTGA
- a CDS encoding MFS transporter, with the protein MLLVVYTFNFLDRQILAILAQPVKADLGLSDTQMGVLGGLAFALLFSTMAIPLGVLADRKGRARVIGWSLAVWSGFTALCGVATSFWQLFLFRLGVGIGEAGGVAPSYAIISETFPPEKRARAMATYSLGIPLGQAVGALFGAMIAAAVDWRLAFIVLGLAGLLVVLPFRRVVRDRPIAPEAVQVPVAQTFARLARLPVFWLMSLGAATGSLCGYGIAFWVPTLIQRSYGLTLVETGQFMAAQLLLAGTVGMYAGGFVADRIGTRDRAGYARVGAIAYALSFPLMALAFLSTDLVALFLILLLPSGLIYVWLGPTTTAIQHLVPANERATASACYLFVNNGIGLTFGSLAVGGLSDALAPYYGAESLRWAVIAVCSLYLLAALFMTLAAPRLRKAWID; encoded by the coding sequence ATGTTGCTGGTGGTCTATACTTTCAATTTCCTGGACCGGCAGATACTCGCCATCCTGGCCCAGCCGGTGAAGGCGGACCTTGGCCTCAGCGATACGCAGATGGGCGTGCTGGGCGGGCTGGCCTTCGCCTTGCTGTTCTCCACCATGGCGATTCCGCTGGGCGTTCTGGCCGACCGCAAGGGACGTGCCCGCGTGATCGGCTGGAGCCTTGCGGTGTGGAGCGGCTTTACCGCCCTGTGCGGCGTGGCGACGAGCTTCTGGCAGCTATTCCTGTTCCGCCTGGGGGTGGGCATCGGCGAGGCGGGCGGCGTTGCGCCGTCCTATGCGATCATTTCGGAAACCTTCCCGCCGGAAAAGCGGGCACGCGCCATGGCGACCTATTCGCTGGGCATCCCGCTTGGCCAGGCGGTGGGCGCGCTGTTCGGCGCGATGATCGCCGCGGCTGTAGACTGGCGGCTGGCCTTCATCGTGCTTGGCCTTGCCGGCCTGCTGGTTGTCCTGCCGTTCCGCCGGGTCGTGCGCGACCGGCCGATCGCGCCGGAGGCCGTGCAAGTGCCCGTGGCGCAGACCTTCGCCCGCCTTGCCCGCCTGCCGGTGTTCTGGCTGATGTCCCTGGGGGCGGCGACGGGCTCGCTTTGCGGATACGGCATCGCCTTCTGGGTGCCGACGCTGATCCAGCGCTCCTACGGGCTGACACTGGTCGAAACCGGGCAGTTCATGGCCGCGCAGCTGCTGCTCGCCGGTACGGTCGGGATGTATGCCGGCGGTTTCGTGGCGGACCGGATCGGTACGCGGGACCGGGCGGGCTATGCCCGCGTCGGGGCCATTGCCTATGCGCTGTCGTTCCCGCTCATGGCGCTCGCCTTCCTCAGCACCGATCTTGTCGCCCTGTTCCTCATCCTGCTGCTGCCATCGGGACTGATCTACGTCTGGCTCGGCCCGACGACGACGGCGATCCAGCACCTTGTCCCCGCGAATGAGCGGGCCACGGCTTCGGCGTGTTACCTCTTCGTCAACAATGGCATCGGGCTGACCTTCGGCTCGCTCGCGGTCGGTGGTCTCAGCGATGCGCTTGCGCCCTATTACGGGGCCGAATCGCTGCGCTGGGCTGTGATCGCGGTCTGCTCGCTCTATCTGCTTGCCGCCCTGTTCATGACGCTTGCCGCACCGCGCCTGCGCAAGGCCTGGATTGACTAA
- a CDS encoding TIGR01244 family sulfur transferase, translating to MFRKLTDRVYASPQIELADVTQAAAEGFALIINNRPEGESADQTPGSEIEAAAAAAGLGYVAIPVTHAGFSEPQVRAMADALAGEGKVLAYCRSGTRSTLLWALAEASRGEDPEALAVAAAGAVYDLGPVRSLLDMLSAQAR from the coding sequence ATGTTTCGCAAGTTGACCGACCGGGTTTATGCCAGTCCGCAGATCGAACTGGCCGATGTGACGCAGGCGGCGGCCGAGGGCTTCGCCCTGATCATCAACAACCGCCCTGAGGGCGAAAGTGCAGACCAGACGCCCGGCAGCGAGATCGAGGCGGCTGCCGCTGCCGCCGGCCTTGGATACGTTGCCATCCCGGTCACCCACGCGGGCTTCAGCGAGCCGCAGGTTCGCGCCATGGCCGATGCGCTGGCGGGCGAAGGCAAGGTGTTGGCCTATTGCCGGTCCGGCACGCGCTCGACCCTGCTCTGGGCCCTGGCCGAGGCAAGCCGCGGGGAAGATCCCGAAGCCCTGGCCGTTGCGGCAGCGGGGGCGGTATACGATCTTGGCCCGGTCCGTTCACTCCTCGACATGCTTTCGGCACAGGCCAGGTGA
- a CDS encoding ammonium transporter, which translates to MFRKLICGAGAVGTSLLTATAAFAQEAAAAGPIKAPTVEQMATMVNKGDTSWMLVSSVLVLLMSIPALALFYGGLVRTKNMLSVLMQVFMIVSVAALVWVGWGYTMAFTSTNTPWPSLVGGFDKAFLQGVSASTYAATFSNNVYLPEFVFVIFQMTFACITPALIVGAFAERIKFWPLMLFTVLWLTIAYFPIAHMVWYWAGPDFLPDAPTDAGLLWGWGALDFAGGTVVHINAGIAGLVGCLMIGKRLGFGKEATPPHSLTMTMIGASLLWVGWFGFNAGSNLEVNGVTAVAFINTFVATAAAALSWSLVEQAHHGKPSMLGAATGAVAGLVAITPASGFAAPMTSIALGLIVSPICYFFVSTVKNKLKYDDTLDVFGVHCVGGIVGAIGTAIVADPALGGQGFFDYTKFPAVPGTYDMAAQLVTQIKAVSLTLVWSGLVSAVLFFAIDKVFGLRPSEDAEREGLDLNEHGERAYNY; encoded by the coding sequence ATGTTCCGCAAACTGATTTGCGGCGCCGGCGCTGTAGGCACTTCGCTGCTCACCGCCACCGCCGCCTTCGCACAGGAGGCCGCTGCCGCTGGGCCTATCAAGGCGCCGACAGTCGAGCAAATGGCTACCATGGTGAACAAGGGCGATACCAGCTGGATGCTGGTCAGCTCGGTCCTCGTGCTGCTGATGAGCATCCCCGCACTGGCGCTGTTCTACGGCGGCCTGGTCCGCACCAAGAACATGCTTTCGGTGCTGATGCAGGTTTTCATGATCGTCAGCGTGGCCGCCCTCGTGTGGGTGGGCTGGGGCTATACGATGGCCTTCACCTCTACCAACACGCCCTGGCCATCGCTGGTCGGCGGCTTCGACAAGGCGTTCCTCCAGGGTGTTTCGGCTTCGACCTATGCCGCGACGTTCTCGAACAACGTCTACCTGCCTGAATTCGTTTTCGTCATTTTCCAGATGACCTTCGCCTGCATCACGCCGGCCCTGATCGTCGGCGCCTTTGCCGAACGCATCAAGTTCTGGCCGCTGATGCTGTTCACTGTCCTGTGGCTGACGATCGCCTATTTCCCGATCGCGCACATGGTTTGGTACTGGGCCGGACCGGACTTCCTGCCTGATGCACCGACCGATGCCGGTCTGCTCTGGGGCTGGGGTGCGCTGGACTTCGCCGGTGGCACGGTGGTGCACATCAACGCCGGTATCGCAGGCCTTGTGGGCTGCCTCATGATCGGCAAGCGCCTGGGCTTTGGCAAGGAAGCCACTCCCCCACACTCGCTGACCATGACGATGATCGGCGCTTCGCTGCTGTGGGTGGGCTGGTTCGGCTTCAACGCTGGCTCCAACCTCGAAGTCAACGGCGTGACCGCGGTGGCCTTCATCAACACCTTCGTCGCCACGGCTGCCGCCGCGCTTTCCTGGTCGCTCGTCGAGCAGGCCCACCACGGCAAGCCCTCGATGCTGGGTGCCGCCACGGGTGCCGTCGCCGGCCTCGTCGCGATCACCCCGGCCTCCGGCTTCGCGGCTCCGATGACCTCCATTGCCCTTGGCCTGATCGTTTCGCCGATCTGCTACTTCTTCGTCTCCACGGTGAAGAACAAGCTGAAGTACGACGATACGCTCGATGTCTTCGGCGTGCACTGCGTGGGCGGCATCGTCGGCGCCATCGGCACCGCCATCGTCGCCGACCCGGCGCTCGGCGGCCAGGGCTTCTTCGATTACACGAAGTTCCCCGCCGTTCCCGGCACCTATGACATGGCCGCACAGCTGGTCACGCAGATCAAGGCGGTCAGCCTGACCCTGGTCTGGTCGGGCCTGGTCTCCGCCGTGCTGTTCTTCGCCATCGACAAGGTCTTCGGACTGCGCCCCAGCGAAGATGCCGAGCGCGAAGGCCTCGACCTCAACGAACACGGCGAGCGCGCATACAACTACTAA
- a CDS encoding sterol desaturase family protein: MKFDPVTLATPAFLILIVIEMLWARRKRPAAYEPADTLVSLLMGLGSVVAGMLTGWLVLEVMFAAFELRPLTVSWEWWAWIACFVLDDLAYYWIHRTGHRVRWFWASHVNHHSSQHYNLSTALRQSWTGFIALGFLFRVPLALAGFHPLMIATCVGVNLTYQFWIHTEAIGRMPRWFEAVFNTPGFHRVHHAVNPQYLDRNYAGVFIVWDRLFGTFQPEQEGVRIHYGIVRQLGSFNLLWTAFHEWIGIARDVWTAPWRHKLSYIWRVPGWTHDGSRDTSDAIRQRWLSRQSD, encoded by the coding sequence ATGAAATTCGATCCCGTCACCCTCGCGACGCCCGCCTTCCTGATCCTCATCGTGATCGAGATGCTGTGGGCGCGCAGGAAAAGGCCGGCGGCCTACGAGCCCGCCGATACGCTCGTTTCGCTGCTCATGGGATTGGGCAGCGTGGTGGCGGGAATGCTGACCGGCTGGCTGGTGCTGGAAGTGATGTTCGCAGCCTTTGAGCTGCGCCCGCTTACCGTTAGCTGGGAATGGTGGGCGTGGATCGCCTGCTTCGTGCTTGATGACCTTGCCTATTACTGGATCCATCGCACCGGCCACCGCGTCCGCTGGTTCTGGGCCAGCCATGTCAATCATCATTCCAGCCAGCACTACAACCTCTCGACCGCGCTCAGGCAAAGCTGGACCGGGTTCATCGCGCTGGGCTTCCTGTTCCGCGTGCCGCTGGCGCTTGCCGGTTTTCATCCCCTGATGATCGCTACCTGCGTGGGCGTGAACCTGACCTACCAGTTCTGGATTCACACAGAGGCTATCGGCCGCATGCCCCGGTGGTTTGAGGCCGTGTTCAACACGCCGGGATTCCACCGCGTTCACCACGCCGTCAATCCGCAGTACCTCGACCGGAATTATGCCGGCGTGTTCATCGTCTGGGATCGCCTTTTCGGCACCTTTCAGCCCGAGCAGGAGGGGGTGCGCATCCACTATGGGATCGTCAGGCAGCTTGGCAGTTTCAACCTGCTGTGGACTGCTTTCCACGAATGGATCGGCATTGCCCGTGACGTTTGGACTGCCCCGTGGCGGCACAAGCTTTCCTACATCTGGCGCGTCCCGGGCTGGACCCATGACGGCAGCCGCGACACCAGCGACGCGATCCGTCAACGCTGGCTGTCCCGCCAATCGGACTGA
- a CDS encoding DUF5654 family protein has translation MTDPRAMVQTMITLASASLGLVAALAWNEAIKATLGKLGLGDDLAGLYSYAILATVIAIVVLTILGRISARIGGNAAFEREAEG, from the coding sequence ATGACCGATCCACGCGCCATGGTGCAGACCATGATCACGCTCGCTTCCGCCTCGCTCGGCCTTGTCGCCGCGCTGGCATGGAACGAAGCGATCAAGGCCACGCTCGGGAAGCTGGGGCTGGGAGACGATCTTGCCGGGCTTTACAGCTATGCCATCCTTGCCACCGTGATCGCGATTGTCGTGCTGACCATCCTCGGCCGGATTTCGGCCCGGATCGGCGGCAATGCCGCTTTCGAGCGCGAAGCCGAAGGCTGA
- a CDS encoding GMC family oxidoreductase: MKGERFDYVIAGGGSAGCVLANRLSADPRNRVLLLEAGGRDNYIWVKVPVGYLYCIGNPRTDWCMTTEPDPGLNGRSLKYPRGRVLGGCSAINGMIYMRGQARDYDHWRQLGHPGWGWDDVLPLFIRAEDHFAGPTEFHGAGGEIRVERQRLRWEILEAFQQAAAEWGLPPTDDFNRGDNEGSGLFQVTQRSGWRWSASDAFLKPVRSRANLKVVTGALVDRVIVEQGRAVGIAYRLGQEERVARADGEVLLSAGAIGSPAILERSGIGDAERLRGLGIAPKVDAPGVGGNLQDHLQLRCAWKVSGVSTLNQRAASLLGKALIGLEYVLRRSGPMAMAPSQLGMFLKSDERQASANLEYHVQPLSLEAFGGNLDPWPAFTASVCNLRPESRGTSLIRSADPADHPAIRPNYLSTDEDRRIAARSIAITREIVGQRALARYAPEEMRPGMQYADEAQLIEAAGNVGTTIFHPVGTAAMGSVVDSQLRVQGISGLRVIDASVMPTITSGNTNAPVMMIAEKGAAMVLADAKSG, translated from the coding sequence GTGAAGGGGGAGCGCTTCGACTACGTCATCGCCGGCGGGGGCAGCGCCGGCTGTGTGCTTGCCAACCGCCTTTCCGCCGATCCGCGCAACCGTGTGCTGCTGCTGGAGGCCGGCGGGCGTGACAATTACATCTGGGTGAAGGTGCCGGTCGGCTACCTCTACTGCATCGGCAATCCCCGCACCGACTGGTGCATGACCACCGAGCCCGACCCCGGACTGAACGGTCGCAGCCTGAAGTATCCCCGCGGAAGGGTACTGGGCGGCTGCTCTGCCATCAACGGCATGATCTACATGCGCGGGCAGGCGCGCGATTACGATCACTGGCGGCAACTGGGCCACCCGGGCTGGGGCTGGGACGATGTCCTGCCCCTGTTTATCCGGGCAGAGGACCACTTCGCAGGCCCCACCGAATTCCACGGTGCAGGCGGTGAAATCCGGGTCGAGCGGCAGCGCCTGCGCTGGGAAATCCTCGAAGCCTTCCAGCAGGCCGCAGCCGAATGGGGCCTACCGCCGACCGACGATTTCAATCGCGGGGACAATGAAGGTTCCGGCCTGTTCCAGGTCACCCAGCGCAGCGGCTGGCGCTGGAGCGCTTCGGACGCATTCCTCAAGCCGGTCCGCAGCCGGGCAAACCTGAAGGTCGTCACCGGGGCGCTGGTGGACCGGGTGATCGTCGAACAGGGCCGCGCCGTGGGCATCGCCTATCGTCTCGGACAGGAGGAGCGGGTGGCGCGTGCCGATGGCGAAGTCCTGCTCTCCGCCGGGGCCATCGGCTCTCCGGCGATCCTCGAACGCTCGGGCATCGGCGATGCAGAGCGGCTGCGCGGATTGGGCATTGCCCCCAAGGTGGATGCGCCGGGCGTTGGCGGCAACCTGCAGGACCACCTGCAATTGCGCTGCGCCTGGAAGGTATCGGGCGTATCCACGCTGAACCAGCGCGCGGCCAGCTTGCTGGGCAAGGCGCTGATCGGACTGGAATATGTCCTGCGGCGCAGCGGCCCGATGGCCATGGCGCCCAGCCAGCTCGGCATGTTCCTTAAAAGCGACGAACGGCAGGCAAGCGCGAACCTTGAATACCATGTCCAGCCGCTGAGCCTTGAGGCCTTCGGCGGAAACCTCGATCCCTGGCCGGCATTCACCGCATCGGTCTGCAACCTTCGGCCCGAAAGCCGCGGCACCAGCCTGATCCGCAGTGCCGATCCGGCCGATCATCCGGCAATCCGGCCGAACTACCTTTCCACCGACGAGGACCGGCGGATCGCCGCGCGCTCAATCGCAATCACGCGCGAGATCGTCGGCCAGCGGGCGCTTGCCCGCTATGCCCCCGAGGAAATGCGGCCCGGCATGCAATATGCGGACGAGGCGCAGCTGATCGAGGCAGCCGGCAATGTTGGGACAACGATTTTCCACCCGGTGGGCACTGCCGCCATGGGCAGCGTGGTCGACAGCCAGTTGCGGGTGCAGGGAATCTCCGGCCTGCGCGTCATCGATGCATCGGTCATGCCGACGATCACTTCAGGCAACACGAATGCGCCGGTGATGATGATCGCCGAGAAGGGTGCGGCAATGGTGTTGGCCGACGCGAAATCCGGTTAG
- a CDS encoding dipeptidase: MRVHSITFAALAALISGPSAAGTPEQVADAALKAQPVWDGHNDVPEQLRDRRKNVLAGFDFQDTTGTADPAKGVIAMQTDLNRSRKGRLGAQFWSVYVSANLPEPQAVQATLEQIDTVKRLVALYPKYLQFCVDSACVAAAQKAGRIASLIGMEGGHSIGGSLAVLRQMHALGARYMTLTHFKTTAWADAATDEPRHDGLTPFGEDVVREMQRLGMLVDLSHVSEAAMLDAMRVARAPVFFSHSNAQALNSHPRNVSDTALKALKANGGIVMINFYPAYVVGDTRAWSIRRSAEKARIDAVNLGNPAAAKAEMAAWEKANPAPSGTLADVANQIDYVAKLIGPDHVGLGGDLDGIDTTVKGMEDVSTYPALFVELARRGWSQTDLEKLAGRNMMRVLRAAEAYAASRRGDPPIENPTAF, encoded by the coding sequence ATGCGCGTCCATTCGATCACCTTCGCCGCCCTTGCCGCCCTGATTTCCGGCCCGTCCGCTGCCGGAACGCCCGAGCAGGTGGCTGATGCCGCGCTGAAGGCACAGCCGGTGTGGGACGGGCACAACGATGTGCCCGAGCAGCTGCGCGACCGGCGCAAGAACGTGCTTGCCGGGTTCGATTTCCAGGACACCACCGGCACGGCCGATCCGGCCAAGGGCGTGATCGCCATGCAGACAGACCTCAATCGCAGCCGCAAGGGCCGCCTGGGGGCGCAGTTCTGGTCGGTCTATGTCTCGGCCAACCTTCCCGAGCCGCAGGCCGTGCAGGCTACGCTGGAGCAGATCGACACGGTGAAGCGGCTCGTGGCGCTTTATCCGAAGTACCTGCAGTTCTGCGTTGACAGCGCCTGCGTCGCGGCGGCGCAAAAGGCAGGGCGGATCGCCTCGCTGATCGGCATGGAAGGCGGTCATTCGATCGGTGGCAGCCTGGCCGTGCTGCGCCAGATGCACGCACTGGGCGCCCGCTACATGACGCTGACCCATTTCAAGACCACCGCCTGGGCCGATGCTGCAACCGATGAACCCAGGCACGATGGCCTTACCCCGTTCGGCGAAGACGTGGTGCGGGAGATGCAGCGGCTGGGGATGCTGGTCGATCTCAGCCATGTCAGCGAAGCGGCCATGCTCGATGCCATGCGCGTGGCCCGGGCACCGGTATTCTTCAGCCACTCGAACGCGCAGGCGCTCAACAGCCATCCGCGCAATGTGTCGGATACCGCGCTGAAGGCGCTGAAGGCCAATGGCGGCATCGTCATGATCAACTTCTATCCGGCCTACGTGGTCGGCGATACACGCGCCTGGTCGATCCGCCGGTCAGCCGAAAAGGCCCGGATCGACGCGGTCAATCTTGGCAATCCGGCGGCAGCCAAGGCGGAAATGGCCGCCTGGGAAAAGGCGAACCCTGCCCCCAGCGGCACACTGGCCGACGTTGCCAACCAGATCGACTATGTCGCCAAGCTCATCGGCCCCGACCATGTCGGGCTGGGGGGGGACCTCGACGGGATCGATACGACGGTGAAGGGCATGGAGGATGTCTCCACCTATCCGGCGCTGTTCGTCGAACTGGCGCGTCGCGGCTGGAGCCAGACCGACCTTGAAAAGCTTGCCGGTCGCAACATGATGCGCGTGCTCAGGGCAGCCGAAGCCTATGCCGCCTCGCGCCGGGGTGATCCGCCGATCGAGAACCCCACCGCGTTCTAG